The window CCAGAGAAAGTATGGTATGGAACCATCGGTTGTTCCAGACATTATAGGACTGGCGGGAGATACATCAGATAATATCCCCGGTGTTTATGGTATAGGAGAAAAGACCGCTTTGAAATTACTTCAGCAGTGGGGCACAATAGAGAATCTTTATAAAAATATTGAAAAAGTAGAGCCGGAAAGGATAAGAAAACTTCTTATAACAAACAGAGAAAATGCTTTTTTAAGTAAGGAACTTGCTGTATTAAGGAGAGATGTTGATATAGATATAAAAATAGAAGATATTAAAATTTCATCTCCTGAAGTTGGAAAAATCCTTCAGTCCTTTGAAGACCTTGAGTTTAAAAAACTTACAGTCCAGATTGAAGAGATATTCCCATCCTTTCGTTTGTCAGGTATAAATGAAGATATGCTTTTCTTATCCAGTGGTGAAACTATCCGTATTGAAGATGTTGCAAAAACTCCTTCGTATTTTAAGAATATTTTGGAAGACAGAAGTATTAGAAAATACGGATTTAACCTTAAAGATATTATAGTAGAAGTAGAAAGAAAAGGTATATCTTTTGAAAATCCTGCTTTTGATATTTCAGTTGCTAAATATCTTACAGGGAAGGTATTAAGTGATGATGATATTAATACCTTGATATCCAGATATGACTTAATTTTCAGAGAACTTAGGATGGAAGAACTTTTTTACAAAGTTGAAATGCCTCTTGTAAAAACACTTGCCTGGATGGAGATAAATGGGATAAAGACAGATATAAGTGTACTTGAACAGTTGAATAGAGAACTGGAAGGTGAACTTAAAATTCAGGAAAACAGGATATATCAGACAGCAGGAGAAGTATTTAATATAAACTCTTCTCAGCAGATTGCTAACATCCTTTTTGAAAAATTAAAACTCCCGGTGCAGAAGAAAGGGAAGACAGGTCCTTCCACAGATATCTCTGTTTTAAAGGAATTATCTGTGAAACATCCATTACCAGCACTTATCCTTGAATACAGAGAACTCTATAAACTGAAATCAACCTATATTGAAGGGTTAATACCATTTATAGACCCATTAACTGGCAGGATATATCCTAAGTTCAGTCAGATATCCACTGCTACAGGGAGATTGAGTTGTAATAATCCTAACCTTCAAAACCTTCCTGTAAGAACTGAAAGAGGATGTAAAATAAGGAAGGCGTTCTGCTGTGAAAAAGGAAATGTGCTTTACTCGTTTGACTATAACCAGATAGAATTAAGGGTTCTTGCACATCTTTCAGAGGATAGTTATCTGGTATCTGCATTCAAAGAAGGAAGGGATATACATACAGAGACCGCAAGTATATTGTTTTCAGGGGACTCTCTTTTTTCTCCTGTTCCTTTGGTATATAGCCAGAAGGATTTAAGAAGAGTTGCTAAGACAATAAATTTCGGGATAATCTATGGAATGAGTGCTTATGGACTTTCACAAGAGTTAGGGATTACTGTATCAGAGGCAGATAATTTTATAAAGGCATATTTTTCTAAATTTACAGGTGTAAAGGCGTACATTGATAAAATTCTATCTGCTGTAGAGAAGGAGGGGTTTGTGACAACTATCCTTAACAGAAGGAGATATATACCAGAGATAAGAAGTAATAATAAAAATCAAAAAGAGTTTGCTAAAAGGGCAGCAATCAATATGCCTGTACAGGGTTCATCTGCTGATATTATAAAGATGGCTATGAATAGTATTTATGAATTTTTTAAAAAAGAACGTCTGAAAAGTAAGATGGTTCTTCAGATACATGATGAACTTCTCTTTGAAGTATTTTCTGAAGAGGAAGAGATAGTTGTAAGTGGTGTGAAAGAGATTATGGAGGAGGTTTTGAAACTCAATGTTCCTCTGAAGGTTGATGTGAAAAGAGGTTTTAACTATCTTGAAATGGAGGATGTTTCTTTATAAGTTTCTTATCTTAGATGAGCCAGAGAAATCTTTTACGGAATACAATTCCAGAAGAGGCAAGTAAAATCCAGATTGCACTGAAACAACACGTCTGTTTGAAATATACTTTACCGAAAATAGAGAGGGTTGCTGGTGCTGATACTGCCTATTACAATGGAATGATAATAGGAGGTATTATTATTTTTGAATTTCCGCATTTAAGAATTATAGAAAGAAGATTTGCTACTTTACCGGTTACTTTTCCTTATATCCCTGGATTTCTTGCTTTTAGAGAAGGACCGGTTTTATTAAAAGTGTTTGAGAAAATAATAAATACTCCTGATGTAATTATTTTTGATGGGCAGGGAATAGCACATCCGAGAAGGATGGGTATAGCCACACATCTCGGTATACTTCTTAATAAACCTTCTATTGGCTGTGCCAAATCAGTTTTAGTTGGTGAGTATCTGTTTCCTGAAAAAGAAAAAGGGAGGTATTCTCTCTTGAAAGATAAGGGAGAGTTTATAGGGGCAGTTTTACGGACAAAGGAAGGAGTAAATCCTGTATTTATTTCTCCAGGGCATAAGATAGACCTGCTGAACTCTATAGATATAGTACTCAAGTGTACCACCATATATAGATTACCTGAACCAGTAAGACAGGCACATATTTTTGTAAATGAACTAAAAAAAGAGATTGAAATTAAGAAAAAAAAGTTGTAGAGTAGAATAAGACAGGGAGAGGGACTATGGATAAAAAGAACCTGCCAAATCCGAGGATATCTGCTTTACTTTCTTTTCTTTTTAATGGTCTCGGGCAGATTTATAATGGAGAGATAAAGAAGGGATTGACGTTGATATTTTTTTCTGGAGTTTCTCTGCTGATTTTAGTTATTGGTGCGGTCTTTATGTTCTATTTTATAAAGGGGCAATTCTCTCCGATGACGTTTTTTCTCTGGGGAATTATTCTTTTCTTCCTTGGACTTACTGGAATAATAATCATTGGGATTTACAGTATCTCGGATGCATATCACAAGGCGAAGAGGATGGTTGATGAATATGAAGAAGAAAGGCGTGATATTTGACTTTGATGGGACACTGGTAACATCTACCATTGACTTTAAAAAGATAAAGGAAAGGATTTTAGTTGAAGCAGAGAAACATAAGTTGAAAATACCTGATACAAAACTGCCTATACTTGAATTTCTTGAAGAAATTAATAATTTAAATGGCAAGAAGGGAATGAAATTTTATTCTTCTGGACACAGGATTTTGAAAGAAGAGGAAGTCAAAGCATCTGAATATACAGAACCACAGGAAGGGGTGGTATCTTTGCTTGTAAAATTAAGAACAGGTGGTATAAAGGTCGGAATAATTACAAGAAACTGCAGAGAAGTTGTTGAAAAAGTTATAAACAAATTCAGGATTCCCTATGATGTTCTACTTACCAGAGATGATGTCAGAAAAGTAAAGCCAGATGTTTTACATATTAAGGAGTGCCTGAAACTTCTTGGGTTAAAGAAGGATGATGTTGTTCTCGTAGGTGACCATCTTTTTGATGTAAGGGCTGGCAGAAAGATGGGAATATTGAGTGCAGGACTGAAAAATAACAATATATCTGAAGATACCTTTTTGAAAGAAGGTGCTGATTTTGTGATAGAGGATATAAAAGAGATAGAGTATATTGTAGGTACAAAGGGCTTTAATGCAGGGAAACTTCCTAACAGATTTTTAAGGTTCCTTCTTGGAAAATATACAGAAGTAAAGGATAAAGATATTTTAGTTTCTTCAGGCATAGGTATTGACTGCGCTATATTTAAAATAAGCGACAATATTATATTTGCCAAATCAGACCCCATAACACTTACATCAGAGGATATTGGATTTTATCTTGTCAATATCAATGTCAATGATATCTCTGTAATGGGAGGTATTCCTTCACATCTCTTAACAGTTATTTTATTTCCTGAAGGTACTACATTTTCAGAAATTGAAGATGTATTTTCCCAGATAAACAATGAGTGTAAAAGGTTTGATATAAAATGGATAGGAGGACATACTGAGATTTCAAGTGGAATTAAAACTCCTGTGGCTGTAGGTTTTCTTATGGGAAGAAAGATAAAAAAATTGAGAAGAAAAGAAATAAAAGTAGGGGACAGTGTTTTTCTTATAAAAGAGATAGGAATAGAAGGTGCATCAATTATAGCGAGGGGAAAATATAGTGAACTTAAAAAATATTTTTCCGAAGCATTTATTACGAAGGTTAAAAAGGCAACTGTGTTTCCGGGGATAAGTGTATTTAATGAAGCGAAGATGTTATGGGAAAATTTGGACATAAAATATATGCATGACCCAACTGAAGGAGGTATATCAACTGCACTTTATGAGATGGCGGAGGCGAATAATATTGGACTTCTGATTTTTCCTGAAAAATTGGTGTTCTATCCTCCTGTTATAAAGTTTTGTAAGATTTTTAATCTTGACCCTCTCGGGATAATATCATCCGGCTGTATAATAGGGATAATAGAGAAAAAAGAAGAAGACAACTTTCTAAAATTTTGTAAAAACAGAAACTTGAAGGGGAAAATCATAGGAGAGGTGGTAGAAGAAAAAGGTGTCTGTTATATGGAAAATAAAAAGATAAAATCTTTATCTACCTTTCAACGAGATGAAATCACCCGACTCTAAAAATACGAATCTGGAAATTTTATTATCTTTTAACCCTTGCATTACCTTCCCAGATACTCCAGATTTCTTCTTCATCAAGTGGCTGTGCGTAATCAGTGAGAAGTGTAACAGCCAGTGCTCCACATGCCCATCCAAACTGTACCCATTTTTCTGGTTCCCATCCTTTAAGTATTCCGTAAAGCAGTCCTCCTACAAAAGCATCTCCACCACCAATTCTATCAAGAACTCCGATTTCTCTCGGATCAACTACATACCATTCAGAACCGACAGACATAATTGCACCCCATAGATGTTTCTGTGCACTTATAACCTCTCTAAGGGTAGTAGCATGCACCTCAGTTTCAGGGAAACTCTTTTTA of the bacterium genome contains:
- a CDS encoding DNA polymerase I, coding for MADIYLVDGSALIYRSFYAIKDLRTSTGRPTNAIYGFISSILKILKDKKPEYMCILYDLKVPTMRHISFADYKAQRKPMPEELVEQISTIKEITGFFGIRQIEKEGYEADDLIATLSEKFTVKQHRVFIITGDKDMMQLLQEGVVVLHPDGLKACTVEDFQRKYGMEPSVVPDIIGLAGDTSDNIPGVYGIGEKTALKLLQQWGTIENLYKNIEKVEPERIRKLLITNRENAFLSKELAVLRRDVDIDIKIEDIKISSPEVGKILQSFEDLEFKKLTVQIEEIFPSFRLSGINEDMLFLSSGETIRIEDVAKTPSYFKNILEDRSIRKYGFNLKDIIVEVERKGISFENPAFDISVAKYLTGKVLSDDDINTLISRYDLIFRELRMEELFYKVEMPLVKTLAWMEINGIKTDISVLEQLNRELEGELKIQENRIYQTAGEVFNINSSQQIANILFEKLKLPVQKKGKTGPSTDISVLKELSVKHPLPALILEYRELYKLKSTYIEGLIPFIDPLTGRIYPKFSQISTATGRLSCNNPNLQNLPVRTERGCKIRKAFCCEKGNVLYSFDYNQIELRVLAHLSEDSYLVSAFKEGRDIHTETASILFSGDSLFSPVPLVYSQKDLRRVAKTINFGIIYGMSAYGLSQELGITVSEADNFIKAYFSKFTGVKAYIDKILSAVEKEGFVTTILNRRRYIPEIRSNNKNQKEFAKRAAINMPVQGSSADIIKMAMNSIYEFFKKERLKSKMVLQIHDELLFEVFSEEEEIVVSGVKEIMEEVLKLNVPLKVDVKRGFNYLEMEDVSL
- the nfi gene encoding deoxyribonuclease V (cleaves DNA at apurinic or apyrimidinic sites), which codes for MSQRNLLRNTIPEEASKIQIALKQHVCLKYTLPKIERVAGADTAYYNGMIIGGIIIFEFPHLRIIERRFATLPVTFPYIPGFLAFREGPVLLKVFEKIINTPDVIIFDGQGIAHPRRMGIATHLGILLNKPSIGCAKSVLVGEYLFPEKEKGRYSLLKDKGEFIGAVLRTKEGVNPVFISPGHKIDLLNSIDIVLKCTTIYRLPEPVRQAHIFVNELKKEIEIKKKKL
- a CDS encoding HAD-IA family hydrolase, with the translated sequence MNMKKKGVIFDFDGTLVTSTIDFKKIKERILVEAEKHKLKIPDTKLPILEFLEEINNLNGKKGMKFYSSGHRILKEEEVKASEYTEPQEGVVSLLVKLRTGGIKVGIITRNCREVVEKVINKFRIPYDVLLTRDDVRKVKPDVLHIKECLKLLGLKKDDVVLVGDHLFDVRAGRKMGILSAGLKNNNISEDTFLKEGADFVIEDIKEIEYIVGTKGFNAGKLPNRFLRFLLGKYTEVKDKDILVSSGIGIDCAIFKISDNIIFAKSDPITLTSEDIGFYLVNINVNDISVMGGIPSHLLTVILFPEGTTFSEIEDVFSQINNECKRFDIKWIGGHTEISSGIKTPVAVGFLMGRKIKKLRRKEIKVGDSVFLIKEIGIEGASIIARGKYSELKKYFSEAFITKVKKATVFPGISVFNEAKMLWENLDIKYMHDPTEGGISTALYEMAEANNIGLLIFPEKLVFYPPVIKFCKIFNLDPLGIISSGCIIGIIEKKEEDNFLKFCKNRNLKGKIIGEVVEEKGVCYMENKKIKSLSTFQRDEITRL